A genomic window from Blastococcus saxobsidens DD2 includes:
- a CDS encoding DUF4334 domain-containing protein, whose translation MTLHSLSADRRLAEHRDGVEPGEALGWFRALPPVGPDQMIGRWRGSGLPTGSPLDGLLESYGWYGKEFVDAETVHPLLFGTRSGPRPVDPALIPVSVLRDRPGLAHSRAARLAFRTVRPLLTTTKPKARLRAVEHHGILTAAMVYDALPIIDVFKQVSLDVRLGLMDLRGLPDPFFFVLRRES comes from the coding sequence GTGACGCTGCACTCTCTGAGCGCCGATCGCCGGCTGGCCGAGCACCGGGACGGCGTGGAGCCGGGAGAGGCGCTGGGCTGGTTCCGCGCCCTCCCGCCGGTCGGCCCCGATCAGATGATCGGCCGCTGGCGGGGGAGCGGGCTGCCCACCGGCTCGCCGCTGGACGGGCTGCTGGAGTCCTACGGCTGGTACGGCAAGGAGTTCGTCGACGCCGAGACCGTGCACCCGCTGCTGTTCGGCACCCGGTCCGGGCCGCGACCGGTGGATCCGGCGCTGATCCCGGTGAGCGTGCTGCGGGACCGGCCCGGCCTGGCGCACTCGCGGGCCGCCCGGCTGGCGTTCAGAACGGTCCGCCCGCTGCTCACCACCACGAAGCCGAAGGCGCGGCTGCGCGCGGTGGAGCACCACGGCATCCTCACCGCGGCGATGGTCTACGACGCGCTGCCGATCATCGACGTCTTCAAGCAGGTGTCCCTGGACGTCCGCCTCGGCCTGATGGACCTGCGTGGCCTGCCCGACCCGTTCTTCTTCGTGCTCAGGCGGGAGAGCTGA
- a CDS encoding DUF4177 domain-containing protein: MVARYEYKVEELREGLVGGKMSGGKLEKVLNQHAREGWQLKAITSVEVKGRIGPGGVDGVLVTFERPVV, translated from the coding sequence ATGGTGGCGCGCTACGAGTACAAGGTCGAGGAGCTCCGCGAGGGGCTGGTCGGCGGCAAGATGTCCGGCGGCAAGCTGGAGAAGGTGCTCAACCAGCACGCCCGCGAGGGCTGGCAGCTCAAGGCGATCACCTCCGTCGAGGTGAAGGGCCGCATCGGCCCCGGTGGCGTCGACGGCGTGCTGGTCACCTTCGAGCGCCCGGTGGTGTGA
- a CDS encoding glycosyltransferase yields MSTIATARQGSGLPTPAGGYTAAGLGRPTGARDAVPAPESTLRLAVVRTVAVAAVLATGGYLTWRLFSTLPEGPALWIGVPFLALELYGGIGLVLFVMTTWNVAPATVPPPRPGPAPSVTVLVATYNEHLDVLLPTVAACLAMAGDHETWVLDDGDRLEVEEMVTALGARYVSRAEHDHAKAGNLNHALGLVQTELVAVFDADHVPEPEFLTRTVPYFADDRLALVQTPQHFYNTTSFEHLRPDVDLHEESLFYRVIQPGKHHAGAAFWCGTNAVLRASALREIGGVATESLTEDFHTTMKLHRAGWRSAYHNEVLARGLAAGSPDAFYAQRRRWGRGAMQVIQHDNPLTATGLTLRQRLGYLYSLSAWFDSWRTLGMALVPVAVLVTGLFPVEASPAQFALMAGVPYLLQQVALTLLSRGFASARFSLLFEVVRLPSNLAATLTLVRRGTGRFAVTAKGRTGEARTRARVPRLLLVLAAVLVGGLLYTAASTVGWTPTRHGPGAMTLIPVFWAVVTLGFVLAAIRRIRDPRFSAERREGHRFPATMQAVIDGVPARLVDVSLGGAQVRARGAGATVGAEVELAIRVPDRAAHVVFRATVRSRQGDVHRLQFTGRQWAELAALSATAFGAGAARWAAAAEVTPSTVPAPSTRARAADGRADAVAAAVHSPFVSSAGLPPRAATPSRSRG; encoded by the coding sequence GTGAGCACAATCGCGACCGCCCGCCAGGGCAGCGGCCTCCCCACGCCCGCCGGCGGCTACACCGCGGCGGGCCTCGGGCGGCCGACCGGAGCGCGCGACGCCGTCCCCGCGCCGGAGAGCACCCTGCGGCTGGCCGTGGTCCGGACCGTGGCCGTGGCCGCCGTCCTGGCCACCGGCGGCTACCTGACCTGGCGCCTGTTCAGCACCCTGCCGGAGGGCCCGGCACTGTGGATCGGCGTGCCCTTCCTGGCGCTGGAGCTCTACGGCGGCATCGGCCTCGTGCTGTTCGTGATGACGACGTGGAACGTGGCGCCGGCCACCGTCCCGCCGCCGCGGCCGGGCCCCGCCCCGTCGGTCACCGTCCTCGTCGCCACCTACAACGAGCACCTCGACGTGCTGCTGCCCACGGTCGCCGCCTGCCTGGCCATGGCCGGCGACCACGAGACCTGGGTGCTGGACGACGGCGACCGGCTCGAGGTGGAGGAGATGGTCACCGCCCTGGGCGCGCGCTACGTCAGCCGCGCGGAGCACGACCACGCCAAGGCCGGCAACCTCAACCACGCGCTGGGGCTGGTGCAGACGGAGCTGGTGGCGGTGTTCGACGCCGACCACGTGCCCGAGCCGGAGTTCCTGACCCGCACGGTGCCCTACTTCGCCGACGACCGGCTCGCCCTGGTGCAGACCCCGCAGCACTTCTACAACACGACGTCCTTCGAGCACCTGCGCCCGGACGTCGACCTGCACGAGGAGTCGCTGTTCTACCGGGTCATCCAGCCGGGCAAGCACCACGCCGGGGCGGCCTTCTGGTGCGGCACCAACGCCGTCCTGCGTGCCAGTGCGCTCCGGGAGATCGGCGGCGTGGCCACGGAGTCGCTCACCGAGGACTTCCACACCACCATGAAGCTGCACCGCGCCGGCTGGCGGAGCGCCTACCACAACGAGGTGCTCGCCCGGGGCCTGGCGGCCGGCAGCCCGGACGCCTTCTACGCCCAGCGGCGCCGCTGGGGCCGGGGCGCCATGCAGGTCATCCAGCACGACAACCCGCTCACCGCCACCGGGCTCACCCTGCGGCAGCGGCTGGGCTACCTCTACTCGCTGTCGGCGTGGTTCGACTCGTGGCGGACCCTGGGCATGGCGCTCGTGCCGGTGGCCGTGCTGGTCACCGGGCTGTTCCCGGTGGAGGCGTCGCCGGCGCAGTTCGCGCTCATGGCCGGCGTACCGTACCTGCTGCAACAGGTCGCCCTCACTCTGCTGTCGCGCGGGTTCGCCTCGGCCCGGTTCTCCCTGCTGTTCGAGGTGGTGCGGCTGCCGTCCAACCTCGCCGCCACACTGACGCTGGTCCGGCGCGGCACCGGCCGGTTCGCGGTCACCGCCAAGGGGCGCACCGGTGAGGCGCGCACCCGCGCCCGGGTGCCGCGGCTGCTTCTCGTGCTGGCCGCGGTCCTCGTCGGCGGCCTCCTGTACACGGCGGCCAGCACCGTCGGCTGGACCCCGACCCGGCACGGGCCCGGCGCCATGACGCTGATCCCGGTGTTCTGGGCGGTGGTCACCCTCGGTTTCGTGCTGGCCGCGATCCGGCGGATCCGTGACCCCCGGTTCTCGGCCGAGCGACGGGAGGGCCACCGGTTCCCCGCCACCATGCAGGCCGTCATCGACGGCGTCCCCGCCCGGCTGGTCGACGTCTCCCTCGGCGGCGCGCAGGTGCGGGCCCGGGGGGCCGGCGCCACCGTCGGGGCGGAGGTCGAGCTGGCCATCCGGGTGCCCGACCGGGCGGCGCACGTGGTTTTCCGGGCCACGGTCCGCTCCCGGCAGGGCGACGTCCACCGGCTGCAGTTCACCGGACGGCAGTGGGCCGAGCTGGCCGCGCTCTCGGCGACGGCGTTCGGTGCCGGTGCCGCCCGCTGGGCGGCGGCCGCCGAGGTCACCCCGTCCACCGTGCCGGCGCCGAGTACCCGTGCCCGGGCCGCCGACGGGCGCGCGGACGCGGTGGCGGCTGCCGTGCACAGCCCGTTCGTCTCCTCGGCCGGGCTCCCGCCGCGAGCGGCGACACCGAGCCGATCCCGCGGCTGA
- the mgrA gene encoding L-glyceraldehyde 3-phosphate reductase — translation MPFSAADDRYDSMAYRRTGRSGLDLPVISLGLWHNFGDDVPFDRQRDILRRAFDLGITHFDLANNYGPPYGSAETNFGRHLGDDFRPYRDELVLSTKAGYDMWPGPYGQGGGSRKYLTASLDQSLRRMRLDYVDIFYSHRPDPTTPLEETMGALDAAVRSGKALYAGISSYSPGDTAEAAAILADLGTPLLIHQPSYSMLNRWIERDGLLDTLTDVGAGCIAFSPLAQGMLTDKYLGGVPEGSRASQGKSLSPDFLTEEALGHVRALDELAQRRGQSLAQMALAWALRDEQVTTVLVGASSVGQLEQNVGALGNLGFSDDELAAIDQHAVDSGIDLWEGPRTAG, via the coding sequence ATGCCCTTCTCCGCAGCCGACGACCGTTACGACTCCATGGCCTACCGGCGCACCGGCCGCAGCGGCCTGGACCTGCCGGTGATCAGCCTGGGGCTGTGGCACAACTTCGGGGACGACGTGCCCTTCGACCGGCAGCGCGACATCCTGCGCCGCGCCTTCGACCTGGGCATCACCCACTTCGACCTGGCCAACAACTACGGACCGCCCTACGGGTCTGCGGAGACCAACTTCGGCCGGCACCTCGGCGACGACTTCCGGCCCTACCGGGACGAGCTGGTCCTCAGCACCAAGGCCGGCTACGACATGTGGCCCGGTCCGTACGGCCAGGGCGGCGGGTCGCGGAAGTACCTGACCGCGAGCCTGGACCAGTCGCTGCGCCGCATGCGGCTGGACTACGTCGACATCTTCTACTCGCACCGGCCCGACCCGACGACGCCGCTCGAGGAGACGATGGGGGCGCTGGACGCCGCCGTCCGCTCCGGCAAGGCGCTGTACGCGGGCATCTCCTCCTACTCGCCCGGGGACACCGCCGAGGCCGCGGCGATCCTGGCCGATCTGGGGACGCCGCTGCTGATCCACCAGCCCTCGTACTCGATGCTCAACCGCTGGATCGAGCGCGACGGTCTGCTGGACACCCTGACCGACGTCGGCGCCGGCTGCATCGCGTTCTCCCCGCTGGCGCAGGGGATGCTCACCGACAAGTACCTGGGCGGCGTGCCCGAGGGCTCGCGGGCCAGCCAGGGGAAGTCGCTGTCGCCGGACTTCCTCACCGAGGAGGCGCTCGGCCACGTCCGTGCGCTGGACGAGCTGGCGCAGCGGCGCGGGCAGAGCCTGGCGCAGATGGCGCTGGCCTGGGCGTTGCGCGACGAGCAGGTGACGACGGTGCTCGTCGGCGCCAGCAGCGTCGGGCAGCTGGAGCAGAACGTCGGGGCGCTGGGGAACCTCGGCTTCTCCGACGACGAGCTGGCCGCGATCGACCAGCACGCCGTGGACAGCGGTATCGATCTCTGGGAAGGCCCGCGCACCGCCGGCTGA
- a CDS encoding M14 family zinc carboxypeptidase translates to MNPRSPRRRAALCAVGTAVLVAVTTATAPAAPAAATGGELTAEEFRPQLVTVDTPTREDKRLLQTLGLDLTEHAGHDYVEVVLHSPADVTALLAAGLSYAVRIPDLLVREAENSRVNAAYAAATTTSPLPSGRDAYRTLADYDADMAALERDHPDLVELITLPHRSLDGREIHGVEIGADVRGPDRGLPTFVMLGVHHAREWPSGEHAMEFAVDLVENYGNDPRITDLVNRSRVVVVPVVNVDGFELSRTDGGLVDLREVDQGGTGTILGTPGNAYKRKNCRLVDGQDTPDGTCRAGSLTSPGGYGTGVDLNRNYGGYWGGPGASDLFADPTYRGAAAFSEPETQNIRELVSGRHVTTLITNHTFSNLVLRPGGVAPDQVPPSEGIPLGDPYDEAALKALGDAMAAQNGYTSQHAWELYDTTGSTEDWSYNATGGFGYTFEIGPDEFHPPFPQVIDEYLGAGEHAGRGNREAYLLALENAVNPATHSVLTGKAPAGATLRLRKTVATPTWTGSIEDTLDTAMTVGPDGRFTWHVNPSTRPVVKDRQVETVSSEPVAQETFTGTTLPLQSTDSEFTVDRDADLFEIVLDWPTPDDMDLEVYRKNADGSLEQVGGSGNFVGEKERVLLQDPAQGTYVLRAINFASVAPTWTLTASLFDAESSSVPGLVENWTLTCEVAGQVRQTVPVVVDRGQQLRVDLKACGRR, encoded by the coding sequence ATGAACCCCCGATCCCCCCGCAGACGTGCCGCGCTGTGCGCGGTCGGCACCGCCGTCCTCGTCGCCGTGACCACGGCGACCGCACCCGCTGCGCCCGCAGCGGCGACGGGAGGGGAGTTGACGGCCGAGGAGTTCCGGCCGCAGCTGGTCACCGTCGACACCCCGACCCGCGAGGACAAGCGGCTGCTGCAGACCCTCGGTCTCGACCTGACCGAGCACGCCGGCCACGACTACGTCGAGGTGGTGCTGCACTCCCCCGCCGACGTCACGGCGCTGCTCGCCGCCGGGCTCTCCTACGCCGTCCGCATCCCCGACCTGCTGGTCCGCGAGGCGGAGAACAGCCGGGTCAACGCCGCCTACGCCGCCGCCACGACCACCTCGCCGCTGCCGTCGGGCCGGGACGCCTACCGCACGCTGGCCGACTACGACGCCGACATGGCCGCACTCGAGCGCGACCACCCCGACCTGGTGGAGCTGATCACGCTGCCCCACCGGTCGCTGGACGGCCGGGAGATCCACGGCGTCGAGATCGGCGCGGACGTCCGCGGCCCGGACCGCGGGCTGCCGACGTTCGTGATGCTCGGCGTTCACCACGCGCGCGAGTGGCCCTCCGGCGAGCACGCGATGGAGTTCGCCGTCGACCTGGTGGAGAACTACGGCAACGACCCGCGGATCACCGACCTGGTGAACCGGTCCCGGGTCGTGGTGGTCCCGGTCGTCAACGTCGACGGCTTCGAGCTCTCCCGCACCGACGGCGGCCTGGTCGACCTCCGCGAGGTCGACCAGGGCGGCACCGGCACGATCCTCGGCACGCCCGGCAACGCCTACAAGCGGAAGAACTGCCGCCTGGTCGACGGTCAGGACACCCCCGACGGCACCTGCCGGGCCGGCAGCCTGACCAGCCCCGGCGGCTACGGCACCGGCGTGGACCTCAACCGCAACTACGGCGGCTACTGGGGCGGGCCGGGCGCCTCCGACCTGTTCGCTGACCCGACCTACCGGGGCGCGGCGGCGTTCTCGGAGCCGGAGACGCAGAACATCCGCGAACTGGTCAGCGGCCGGCACGTGACCACGCTGATCACCAACCACACGTTCTCCAACCTGGTGCTGCGGCCGGGCGGCGTCGCCCCGGACCAGGTGCCGCCCAGTGAGGGGATCCCGCTCGGCGACCCCTACGACGAGGCCGCGCTCAAGGCGCTCGGTGACGCGATGGCCGCGCAGAACGGCTACACCAGCCAGCACGCCTGGGAGCTGTACGACACCACCGGCTCCACCGAGGACTGGTCGTACAACGCCACCGGCGGCTTCGGCTACACCTTCGAGATCGGGCCCGACGAGTTCCACCCGCCGTTTCCCCAGGTGATCGACGAGTACCTCGGCGCCGGCGAGCACGCGGGCAGGGGGAACCGGGAGGCGTACCTCCTGGCGCTGGAGAACGCGGTGAACCCGGCGACGCACTCCGTCCTCACCGGCAAGGCGCCCGCCGGGGCGACCCTGCGGCTGCGGAAGACCGTCGCCACCCCGACCTGGACAGGGTCGATCGAGGACACCCTGGACACGGCCATGACGGTCGGGCCCGACGGCCGGTTCACCTGGCACGTCAACCCCTCGACCCGTCCGGTGGTCAAGGACCGGCAGGTGGAGACGGTGTCGTCCGAGCCGGTGGCGCAGGAGACGTTCACCGGGACGACGCTGCCGCTGCAGTCGACCGACTCCGAGTTCACCGTCGACCGGGACGCCGACCTGTTCGAGATCGTGCTCGACTGGCCGACGCCGGACGACATGGACCTCGAGGTGTACCGGAAGAACGCCGACGGCTCGCTGGAGCAGGTGGGCGGCTCGGGCAACTTCGTCGGGGAGAAGGAGCGGGTGCTGCTGCAGGACCCGGCCCAGGGCACCTACGTGCTCCGGGCGATCAACTTCGCCTCCGTGGCTCCGACGTGGACGCTCACCGCGTCGCTGTTCGACGCGGAGTCCTCGTCGGTGCCCGGGCTGGTGGAGAACTGGACGCTGACCTGCGAGGTCGCCGGCCAGGTTCGGCAGACGGTGCCGGTGGTCGTCGACCGGGGGCAGCAGCTGCGGGTGGACCTCAAGGCCTGTGGCCGGCGCTGA
- a CDS encoding VOC family protein, protein MSVQLNPYLNFRDDARQAMEFYQSVFGGTLDVSTFEEFGAAQDPAEKDLVMHAQLRGDHGVVFMASDTPRSMEFRRGTDMNMSLSGDDEALLRGWFDRLSDGGSVAMPLEKAPWGDVFGMCVDRFGVNWLVNVAGRDAGG, encoded by the coding sequence ATGTCCGTCCAGCTGAACCCGTACCTGAACTTCCGGGACGACGCCCGCCAGGCGATGGAGTTCTACCAGTCCGTCTTCGGCGGGACCCTCGACGTGTCCACGTTCGAGGAGTTCGGGGCCGCGCAGGACCCAGCGGAGAAGGACCTGGTCATGCACGCCCAGCTGCGTGGTGACCACGGCGTCGTCTTCATGGCCTCGGACACGCCGCGCAGCATGGAGTTCCGGCGCGGCACGGACATGAACATGTCGCTCAGCGGTGATGACGAGGCACTGCTCCGGGGCTGGTTCGATCGGCTCTCCGACGGCGGCAGCGTCGCCATGCCGCTGGAGAAGGCCCCGTGGGGGGACGTCTTCGGGATGTGCGTCGACCGGTTCGGCGTCAACTGGCTGGTGAACGTCGCCGGTCGGGACGCCGGCGGCTGA
- a CDS encoding MBL fold metallo-hydrolase, translating to MADLSRTARVDVLVEGYVRMPQVAGTVSLIRDADRVVIVDPGMVADRDLILRPLRDLGVRPEDVTDVVVSHHHLDHTLNVALFPVVPVHDFQSVIDGDTFTRRAADGVQLAPSIRLLATPGHTPQDITTLVGTPDDVVALTHLWWTEDGPADDPYSHDRDQLRQQRERVLDLATLVVCAHGAPFRPSSATPR from the coding sequence ATGGCCGACCTGTCGAGAACCGCCCGCGTTGACGTCCTGGTCGAGGGGTACGTGCGCATGCCGCAGGTGGCAGGCACGGTCAGCCTCATCCGGGATGCCGACCGGGTCGTGATCGTCGACCCGGGCATGGTGGCCGACCGGGACCTCATCCTCCGCCCGCTGCGTGACCTCGGGGTGCGGCCCGAGGACGTCACCGACGTCGTCGTCAGCCACCACCACCTCGACCACACGCTCAACGTCGCGCTCTTCCCCGTGGTCCCGGTGCACGACTTCCAGTCGGTCATCGACGGGGACACGTTCACCCGTCGCGCCGCCGACGGTGTGCAGCTCGCGCCCAGCATCCGCCTGCTGGCCACGCCGGGGCACACTCCGCAGGACATCACCACGCTCGTCGGCACCCCGGATGACGTCGTCGCACTCACGCACCTGTGGTGGACCGAGGACGGGCCGGCCGACGACCCCTACAGCCATGACCGGGACCAGCTCCGGCAGCAGCGTGAGCGGGTGCTCGACCTGGCCACCCTGGTGGTCTGCGCCCACGGCGCGCCCTTCCGCCCGAGCTCCGCCACGCCTCGCTGA
- a CDS encoding PH domain-containing protein, with protein sequence MTSPNVVLELRPPRLSTALYGASLVVGVALVVFVLTTGGPPLITAVFVAFAVGITGYNTATALSRVRAHADGSLEVRNRLKTRRLQRSDIDRVMVGRQAGFGSLRRVQLLLEDGTTLHLVATETLPCPGKRRLEQQAAELRQWLGGTPLPTADA encoded by the coding sequence GTGACCTCGCCGAACGTCGTGCTCGAGCTGCGCCCACCGCGCCTCTCCACCGCCCTCTACGGCGCCTCTCTCGTAGTAGGCGTCGCCCTGGTGGTGTTCGTCCTGACCACCGGCGGTCCCCCGCTCATCACGGCTGTCTTCGTGGCCTTCGCGGTGGGCATCACCGGGTACAACACGGCGACGGCGCTCAGCCGCGTCCGCGCGCATGCCGACGGATCACTCGAGGTGCGGAACCGACTGAAGACCCGCCGGCTCCAGCGCTCAGACATCGACCGGGTGATGGTGGGCCGCCAGGCCGGCTTCGGGTCCTTGCGGCGGGTCCAGCTGCTGCTCGAGGACGGGACGACCCTCCATCTGGTCGCGACGGAGACGCTGCCGTGCCCCGGGAAGCGACGGTTGGAACAGCAGGCCGCGGAGCTGCGGCAGTGGCTCGGAGGGACCCCTCTCCCTACCGCTGACGCGTAG
- a CDS encoding vitamin B12-dependent ribonucleotide reductase, translating into MTETDDRLAGARTRRSAKAPSRGKGLKIKRVFTTAGVHPYDEVTWERRDVVMTNWRDGSINFEQRGVEFPAEWSINATNIVTTKYFRGAVGTSQRETSLRQLIDRVVLTYTEAGREHGYFGSEGDAEIFEHELTWMLLHQYFSFNSPVWFNVGTSAPQQVSACFILAVDDEMDSILNWYREEGLIFKGGSGAGLNLSRIRSSKELLSSGGTASGPVSFMRGADASAGTIKSGGATRRAAKMVVLDIDHPDVEEFIETKAREENKIRALRDAGYDMDLGGKDITSVQYQNANNSVRVSDEFMRAVDEGAAFGLRARLDGSVIETVDAKTLFRKVTQAAWECADPGIQYDDTINDWHTNPETGRINASNPCSEYMSLDNSSCNLASLNLMKFLKDDGTFDSKNFVKAVELVITAMDISICFADFPTEPIGETTRAYRQLGIGYANLGALLMATGHAYDSRGGQSLAAAITSLMTGTAYRRSAELAGIVGAYEGFARNADAHARVMRKHAAANDAIRPVGADDADVLKAATAQWQECLEIGAENGWRNAQASVLAPTGTIGFMMDCDTTGIEPDFSLVKFKKLVGGGSMQIVNQTVPRALRSLGYQEEQIEAIVEYIAEHGHVVDAPTLRPEHYEVFDCAMGERAISPMGHVRMMAAVQPFISGAISKTVNMPESATIEDVEKIYFEGWKLGLKALAIYRDNCKVGQPLSGGKGKNDGTKDEAKAEAEAPAALSHPVRKRLPKKRTSVTTSFSVAGAEGYMTAGMYEDGSLGEVFLKLGKQGSTLAGVMDAFSIGISLALQHGVPLETYIQKFTNMRFEPAGMTDDPDIRIAQSVMDYIFRRLALDHLPVEKRAGLGIFTAEERAAQVAGSYGTSASTATVQEDEVDLEQLRGSAPIEAAKLQEKVTPDGPTSVKEAHSSAELLELVTGTATDAPLCMTCGTKMRPAGSCYVCEGCGSTSGCS; encoded by the coding sequence ATGACCGAGACCGACGACCGCTTGGCCGGCGCCCGCACCCGCCGCAGCGCGAAGGCGCCCAGCCGGGGCAAGGGCCTCAAGATCAAGCGCGTTTTCACCACCGCCGGTGTGCACCCGTACGACGAGGTGACCTGGGAGCGCCGCGACGTCGTCATGACCAACTGGCGTGACGGCTCGATCAACTTCGAGCAGCGCGGGGTCGAGTTCCCGGCCGAGTGGAGCATCAACGCCACCAACATCGTCACCACGAAGTACTTCCGCGGTGCGGTCGGCACCTCGCAGCGGGAGACCAGCCTGCGCCAGCTCATCGACCGGGTGGTGCTGACCTACACCGAGGCCGGCCGCGAGCACGGCTACTTCGGCAGCGAGGGCGACGCCGAGATCTTCGAGCACGAGCTCACCTGGATGCTGCTGCACCAGTACTTCAGCTTCAACAGCCCCGTCTGGTTCAACGTCGGCACGAGCGCGCCGCAGCAGGTCAGCGCCTGCTTCATCCTCGCCGTCGACGACGAGATGGACTCGATCCTGAACTGGTACCGCGAGGAGGGTCTGATCTTCAAGGGCGGCTCCGGTGCCGGCCTGAACCTCTCCCGCATCCGCTCGTCGAAGGAGCTGCTCTCCTCCGGTGGCACGGCCTCCGGTCCGGTCAGCTTCATGCGCGGCGCCGACGCCTCCGCCGGGACCATCAAGTCCGGTGGCGCCACCCGACGTGCGGCGAAGATGGTCGTCCTCGACATCGACCACCCCGACGTCGAGGAGTTCATCGAGACCAAGGCGCGCGAGGAGAACAAGATCCGCGCGCTGCGCGACGCCGGGTACGACATGGACCTGGGCGGCAAGGACATCACCAGCGTCCAGTACCAGAACGCCAACAACTCCGTCCGCGTCTCCGACGAGTTCATGCGTGCGGTCGACGAGGGCGCCGCCTTCGGTCTGCGCGCCCGTCTGGACGGCTCGGTGATCGAGACCGTCGACGCCAAGACGCTGTTCCGCAAGGTCACCCAGGCCGCCTGGGAGTGCGCCGACCCGGGCATCCAGTACGACGACACGATCAACGACTGGCACACCAACCCCGAGACCGGCCGCATCAACGCGTCGAACCCGTGCTCGGAGTACATGAGCCTGGACAACAGCTCGTGCAACCTGGCGTCGCTGAACCTCATGAAGTTCCTGAAGGACGACGGCACGTTCGACAGCAAGAACTTCGTGAAGGCCGTCGAGCTGGTCATCACCGCGATGGACATCTCGATCTGCTTCGCCGACTTCCCGACCGAGCCGATCGGTGAGACCACCCGTGCCTACCGTCAGCTGGGCATCGGCTACGCCAACCTCGGCGCCCTGCTCATGGCCACCGGCCACGCCTACGACTCGCGGGGCGGCCAGAGCCTGGCCGCGGCGATCACCTCGCTGATGACCGGCACCGCCTATCGCCGCTCGGCCGAGCTCGCCGGCATCGTCGGCGCCTACGAGGGCTTCGCCCGCAACGCCGACGCCCACGCCCGGGTCATGCGCAAGCACGCCGCGGCCAACGACGCCATCCGCCCCGTCGGGGCCGACGACGCCGACGTGCTCAAGGCCGCGACCGCGCAGTGGCAGGAGTGCCTGGAGATCGGTGCCGAGAACGGCTGGCGCAACGCGCAGGCCTCGGTGCTGGCCCCCACCGGAACCATCGGCTTCATGATGGACTGCGACACGACCGGCATCGAGCCGGACTTCTCGCTGGTCAAGTTCAAGAAGCTGGTCGGCGGCGGCTCGATGCAGATCGTCAACCAGACGGTGCCGCGGGCGCTGCGCAGCCTGGGCTACCAGGAGGAGCAGATCGAGGCGATCGTCGAGTACATCGCCGAGCACGGCCACGTCGTGGACGCCCCGACCCTGCGCCCGGAGCACTACGAGGTCTTCGACTGCGCCATGGGGGAGCGGGCCATCTCGCCGATGGGCCACGTCCGCATGATGGCCGCGGTGCAGCCGTTCATCTCCGGCGCGATCAGCAAGACGGTCAACATGCCGGAGTCGGCGACCATCGAGGACGTCGAGAAGATCTACTTCGAGGGCTGGAAGCTCGGCCTCAAGGCGCTGGCGATCTACCGCGACAACTGCAAGGTCGGCCAGCCCCTGTCCGGCGGCAAGGGCAAGAACGACGGCACCAAGGACGAGGCCAAGGCCGAGGCCGAGGCGCCCGCCGCGCTGTCGCACCCGGTGCGCAAGCGGCTGCCGAAGAAGCGGACGAGCGTCACCACCTCGTTCAGCGTCGCCGGCGCCGAGGGCTACATGACCGCGGGCATGTACGAGGACGGCAGCCTGGGTGAGGTCTTCCTCAAGCTGGGCAAGCAGGGGTCGACGCTCGCCGGTGTGATGGATGCCTTCTCGATCGGCATCTCGCTGGCCCTGCAGCACGGTGTGCCGCTGGAGACCTACATCCAGAAGTTCACCAACATGCGGTTCGAGCCGGCCGGCATGACCGACGACCCGGACATCCGGATCGCCCAGTCGGTGATGGACTACATCTTCCGTCGCCTGGCGCTGGACCACCTGCCCGTGGAGAAGCGCGCCGGCCTCGGCATCTTCACCGCCGAGGAGCGGGCCGCCCAGGTCGCCGGCTCGTACGGGACCTCGGCCTCGACCGCCACCGTGCAGGAGGATGAGGTCGACCTGGAGCAGCTGCGTGGCTCCGCGCCGATCGAGGCCGCCAAGCTGCAGGAGAAGGTCACCCCCGACGGCCCGACGTCGGTCAAGGAGGCGCACTCCTCGGCCGAGCTGCTCGAGCTGGTCACCGGCACCGCCACCGACGCTCCGCTGTGCATGACGTGCGGCACGAAGATGCGCCCGGCGGGTAGCTGCTACGTCTGCGAGGGCTGCGGCTCCACCAGCGGCTGCAGCTGA